tggggacctttaatgctgcagaaatgttttggtacccctagacacaatcctgtctctgagctttacAGACAATtaattcgacctcatggcttggtttagcaaaggttgtgaatacttatagaaagtaaggtatttctgtttttgaaaaaatgtctaaaaacctgtttttgctttgcattacggggtattgtgtgtagattgatgaggatattttggggggtttaatccatttttagaaaacattaatttaacaaaatggggaaaaagtcaagggtctgaataatttccaaaggcactgtatatacagattTTCAGGTAATTTACTAGATGTGATGATCTAAGCAGAAATGTATATTGACAAGATCAGAATGCTTTTTCCAGTGATGTCACTCTAATAATCAGGGCCGGTCCTTGCCTTTCTGCCGCCCCTGCAAGAATAGAATAGTCCCAGTAAGCAAAATTACATTCCAGACGTTGAAGTTAGGTTCAatttaggttctgaatgaaagatGAAAAGGTATTTTCTATATGTTTAAAATACATATGGACGTTGAAAATGCCTCTTTTTCAGACTTTGAAAATATGTGGTTTCTGGATGTTGAAATCTGGCTCATTTTTACTTCTGAATTAAAGTTGAAAAGAAGGTCATTTATAGACATCTATGCTTGGGCCAAATCCAGGCTGTTCCAGACTGGACAAAATCTAAAAGAAACAGACTGCACCAAAAAAAGATCCAAAAGGCGTCGGTCCGTGCTTACtgaggtgtagcctacagtgttgcctgaAATTTTATGATAAGCCTACCATTTGTAAAACACCAAAAGTAGACGTCCGTTCTGGACAGGACCAAAAAAAAGACATTGGCTCACGCTTAATGTGGTGTAGCCTACTATGTTGGCCTGCAAATATTTTCTTTTTCGCTCTGATCAGCTTGTCAAAAATGTACAgatacaaacttgaaaccactgatcatgacaatACGGTTCAACTCCTGGACAGTGTGATTGtccattccatattgtccattttactttgagctgtcctgtttttaggatatGTTGCTTGTTAACatgacatttttatttgatttgattgagcGCCATTTAAGCTAGGCTATTTGATCGGAGAAACAGTTTAGCTCAGAAAGTACTGCCCTCGTCAATCTGCCTTCATCGATGGCCGCCTAATCCTGCTAATAAACCTATTCATGACGActactgtatatattcttaaCATGGACAACATTGCAGTCAATATATGCATGTGGTTATGAGAATGAAGATAAACAATAATAATGAACTTGAATAATTAGATAACTTCACAAAGTGACAAACTCAACCATGTCAGTCTCACAACATGGTTTTGTCTCAAAATGCCCACTGATGTCACTTCCAGTTGATGACATCACATAAAGATAAAGGATAAATTCACAATTTTTATGGGGGGGAGATTGGTTGGCGTAACTGGGTTGAGGGTAGACTGAGTTATGCAACTAAATATTGTGTTTTTAACAAATAATCCCACATTTATTTGGAAACATTTATGGGATTATATGCACATTTTATTAGTAATATCCGAAATACAAATTCAGTGAAGGCCATGGAGGTCAAGACACAATGATTGGTGTCAGTGGAAAACAAGATAGTTTCTGATATTAAAGATGACATTTATGTAACTTTTCTTAGACTTCATTGCAGGGGACATTTTAAAACCAGAACCTGGAACCTGGTTCCCAACCTAAGGATCCTGAGTTTCCTGGGGGGGTCCCAATGCCTTATTGATTTGAGGGATTAGGGGTCATTTTGGGGAAAGGTTGAGAACCCCTGAACTAAACAGAATGCTGTGCACAAGGTTATCTTTGTTGTTGCACATAATCAGTGGGGTCCGGAATTATTgaatcccttgataaagatgagcaaaagatactgtataaaataatattttatgcaaaaaaacttcttttttgggggggggggattatattattttatactaatacaattgctcagagagaGATCATGTTTAagatgtaataaaaaaaaaatctttaaaaaaagtCAAAATGATTGGATCATGTTTTCAATACTCCTGCACTCCCCTTGCGAGGATAAAAaatatgagattggagaacacattgggagggattttagaccattcctccatacagaatttTTACAGATCCTTGATGTCGTCTGCACTTTATGGATTTCCTTCAATTCAACTCACAGGTTTTCCAGTCCGGAggctgagatggccattgcaaaatgttgattttgtggtcaattaaccatttctttgtggatgttGTATTGTTGAGATTGTTGCCTTGCTGGAAGATTCACTTATGGCCAAGGTTCAGCCTCCTCGCAGAGGCAAGCAGATTTTTAGCAAAAATGTATTGGTTCTTCATAAAGCAAAACAGCCCAataaagatccaccaccatattttacaacAGGGATGAGATTTTCTGAAAAGGCattgttcttttttttctctttggtCAGGCACACCATTGGTGTGCCtgaccaaagagctctattttcatgtcatctgaccatagagcTCTTTGGCTACACACACCAATGGTGGGTTTGGCCTTCAAAATTACAAATATGCAGAAAATACCTCATATGCATAAGATTTTAGCAAAAAGCTGAGTTTGGTTTCCTCGCAAGGAAGAGGGTACTGGAGTACTGAAAACATGGGATGCAATTATTTTGACAGCCATCTTTGAAAATTCTGGACCCTACTAGATACTTTCATATTTCCGTTTTTATTGAGAAATGTACACAGTGATATTCCAAAAGTTACAAATCCAGTCAAATTGAAAAAAGGGACTTGAACAAAAATTGTACAACTCAATAATGCATCAGATTAATAAGTACAAACAGTTGCTACTACAatactacaaaacaataaattaaCACTAACTAGCATGACAGCGATggactttgtgacatcggctgatgtaaaaagggctttataaatacatttgattgaaatttgATTGACTACGGAGCCATGTGGGCAGACTGATACAGTCATTGCTAAACAATCTCTCTCGGAGAGTCAGAAAGTATTGCCACGGCGATCATCAATCATCATGGTTGTCATGGCGATGGCCATTGCCCCAACGGTTGTCACAGTGACAGGTAGGGTTGGTAGGTCAGTTTTTGGTGGCCTTGAGTAGGCAGGTGAAGAAGGGGTGTCTGAGAGCCTGGTCCAGGGAGAGGCGTTTAGTCGGGTCATACTCCAGCATCTTCTGGACCAAGTCAAACAGCTGTTCGTGGTCAGCACTCTGGGCCGTCATGTAATGCTGAGAGAAGAATACAGAGGAGATGGTTAGATTCATCGATATCAGCCAACACAGGACACACCAACACTGTGATTCAGAAGGCTTTATATAATTCGCAATACAAAATAGGTTCGCCCATATTGCAAGAGGCCCTCCTCACCTTGAGTGGTTTGCAGTGTTTCCTCACATATCTGCCAGAAGAGCTGTGTGCGTCCCAGTCCAGCTTGTAACGATGGACGTACCGACGCTTCCTGGTTTTCTGCAGGAGGTGTACGGGTATGGTGCCGAGGACCCTCTCCATCATAGCCAGGTGTTCTTTACTGTCGTGGgtctggaggagagaagagagatggagatgaggcTACATCCAGGACACACTGATCTACCCTTGCATAGAAAGAAGCCTGAACACCTTAAGATGAATGCATGATTTAGAAGGCATTCTAGTATGACGCTGTTGATGTGACAGCAGATAGTCACCCACCTGGAAGAGAGTTGACCCCAGGTAGTACTCGATGAGGATACAGCCCAGACTCCACACGTCACAGGCATGGTCCCATCCCAAACCTACACACCGAGAGAGAAAAGCATTACATCACTAACAGAGAAACGAAGGATGCAAGAGCCCCATGTGCCCTGGTTAACAGAAgtgctatagggaatagggtgtcatttgggacacatctcAAGTCTGTAAGCACCTGTATCACATACCATCAGCAAGTGCCTGGACTATTAATTGGTTGAtaagagtaaatatttattgtacTTTCACTGTAAATATGTAACCCATTGCACATTTCATAATCATTTATTGTGTATTATTCTGTGTTTTCACAAACTATGTACTTTGTCCTTCTAAGCAAATTACCAAATGACTTTCCCCCtggtgggataataaagttgatctAATCATGACTTGGCGTTATGGCAAAGTTGGTATCTTACCCAGAATGACCTCTGGAGCGCGGTAGTGGCGTGTGGACACTACGGAGGTGTGGTGGTCGTGTTCATACGTGGCGTTGCCAAAATCAACCACCTTCACATCCGGGTTCTTCAACGTCCTCTTGTCACGTCTCTGTAGGGCAGAGATGAGTCATGACAAATATTCATTTGAGTTAGTCAGACAGTACACAAAGTCATGTAAGGCTTGACAACCAAATCAGTGAACCAAATCAGCGAACTTCAGTTCATTTAAGGTGAGTCCGTGTATTGTCAAATCGGAGAGCAGGTAGATAAGACTCGTACCATTTTGGCATTGTACTCGATGTCGTACTTCGAGTCCACAAACAGAATGTTCTCCGGCTtcaggtcagtgtgtgtcagcttgttcttatgCAGGActaaaacaaacacaaacaaaacacaatCAACACAGGCAGGAAAGTAGACAACACTCGGTTCTATTAAACCATATGCTTGGATACACTCGTATTAGGAATGTGCATCTTTTCCTTTCAAGACAATTCGATAAGCATCTAGATAAATGCAGCCTTTGTTTTttgtcctctcctcctggttcTGAAATCACTATCACCCAATAATGAACTTGTCATTTTTGCAGATTAAGTGTTTGAGCTAGTAATCTATCAATATTTATCATTTACAAATGAGCTATGACAAGCCAATGAATATACAGCACAACTTTGGATTTACAACCCCATCTaaaaatcaaatttaaaaaaaatattgttgaaagcaaaactattgctgatggtgaacctgaacaatcaaaataaaatatattttaagtcCCATTCAGCAGGTATAGCCAGATCAGTTGTCTCTGGTAGTTCACTTCTATTCTGGTAAAATATTTTTCAACAGTTGTCACTTTATCATTTTAATGCTGAAGGTGCAAGACCAGGAAAAGGAGCGAAGCTGGGCACAGTGCGCAGTTTGACTAGGCTACATATATTGCCTGGGGTTGTTTGGCATGTAAAATGACTTgtagatcaatgactgtcaacatAGTCACATGCAGTTCGACACTGAAGGAGAGAACTTATCAGTTGTCACAAAATATTAGGTATTTTCGGAAGGTAGAAAAATTGGTTACGGGTGATGCATAACGTTTGAATTGATTTTCTGACTGATGCAAGCTACATTTGGATCAGTTTAGGGTCTGCAGACTGACATCCCTAACTCAAATAACAATCTCTGTCGTCACCACTATTTACAATGTCTGCCTCTCAAATGACACCCATATTCCCCCAAAAATGCACTGCATAGAGAAAAATAGGGTGCAATTCAGGACACACCCAATAATTCAGCTGTGACATTTAGCAGTGGTCTTATCCAGAGTGGATGGTGGTTACTACCACAGAAATCCTATTCACTAACTACTCCAATACGTTCTAAAATGTAATTTTATGGTAACTACTCACATCGTACAGCTCTGATGATCTGGTAGGCCATGATTCTGATGTGTTCTACTGGGAAAGGCTGGAAGTTGTTCTGCTTAAGGAAGTCATAGGTACTGAGCCCCAGCAGCTCAAACGATATACACACGTGGCCATGGTGGTCGAACCAGTCCAGCATCCTCACACACGCactgagacagaaagagggaggagagagtggagaaggACAGAGACAAAAGAGGGacttgcatttacatttttgtcatttagcagtttgcagttcctatgccttccactagatgtcaagtctttagaaattgtttcaggcttgtattcttataaatgagggagtaagaccagtctgaatgagtggaccctgacgtgtcacagagctttttcatgcgaaacccgagagagtgcatttcctgtttaccttttatattgatgacgttattgtccggttgaaatagtatagatcatttaggctaaaaacaacctgagaattgcatataaacatcgtttgacatgtttctatgaactttacggatacaatttagatttttttgtccgcctgttttgactgcgtttgagcctgtggattactgaagaaaaagAAAACGcgaacaaaacagaggtttttggatataaagagactatcgaacaaaaggaacatttattgagtaaatgaatgtcttctgagtgccaccatatgaagatcatcaaaggtaagggatgaattttatctctatttctgagttttgtaacgcttctgcttggctggttattgtttgtaataatttgtcaactgggctatgttctcaaataatcgtaaggtatgctttcgccgtaaagcctttttaaaaatctgacaccgtggttggattcacaagaagttaatctttaaacctatgtaaaatatgttttgttttctgaatttttataatgaggttttctgtatttgaatttggcgctctgcaatctcactggatgttggccagatgggacgctagcgtctcacataccctagagaggttaaggcaGCTAGCTAGGTAAGATTAGATCATTAAAGTGAGATATTTTAGCGATAGTCCATAAGTAAAGTGTAAGCCTGGCAGATAGCCTACTACTGCTGTGTAGCCAACTGCTGCATGTGTGACTGCTTCTCATCTTCGTAATGCAGGGCCAACCTAATTTCTGCTAATTTATGTGGCTTGTTCTAACTGTGTGTGAGACTTACTATCTCCGGTCACAGTCCAGAGAGTTCATCTGCTCCAGCACCTCCACCTCAGCCATGGCCGCCTCACGGTAGCGGTCAATGTTTTTAATGATCTTCAGTGCCATGCGAGCACCACTTCTGGAATCACAGACGACACAAACATCCAACAGTTAAGCCTAGAGAAGGGAGAGGCTTTCAAACGAGAAAGTGAATAACAGATTGAGTTTGTGAGAGCATACTGTACACATTCGAGCGGGTCATTCATCTCGGCTCGAGGGAGGTGCTCAAAAGTTAACGGAGAGAGCAGAAAGAGTAGCACAGTCACCATGACATCCAGAAGTTTCCAGTGAGCGACTTACTTAGAGTGATCGATGCATTCCACGACTTTTCCAAAGGCTCCTTCTCCTAGAGTGGACACAATCTCATCTACAGGGATTAAAGAGTACTAGTTAGAACCAGAGGAGTGACGACTGGCATCCACTACCATGACACCTGATCTGCCACAAAATGGCTGCCGCTAGCACTGATTTGACCTAAGCTGCTTTGTTTGATATGGATTTAGCATTATACTGTCTGCAACTAGAACAGAACAGGGCTCCAAGCCAACAGCACATAAGACACAGTACACACATCACACTAATAATGATGTTATGTAGCAAGGTGTAATACTAATCAACATTTAACAATACAGTGATAAACACTACCCGCCCAAATACAATACATGCCTACAATAGAATGGGTATTTTGCAACAGTACGCCATATCAAAACCAAACTGTAACAACAAAAGAGATATAGATAGTTGACAGAGAAAAAAAGGGGAATATATTCTATACATCttgctctcagcatgtctcccctGTGATAGACCAGGTGACCCTCGTCATCATCCACAACACTCCTGGATCTTTTCCTGCTCCTGCGATGATGGCTCCTCTGTTgtcccatcaccaccatcatcaaccatcaaccaccatcatcatcatcgacCCAGAGAACATCAGGCCAGGCCACCACAACCGGAGGGAACgtgccattcattcattcagcgGGGGGGAATCGGACGTGGGGGAAGAGATTCGGATGGATCGGCCCATTCAGAGTGGGTGGGTAGTAGCGAACCAGGCAGCGCCAGCGGACCACAGCGGGAGCAGCACATTCAAATTCAGCCCCACCAGAGAAAGGCATAGGGGGCGTCACCACATAGTGGGTGTTACAGAAGAGAAACACGGCAACAAGAATGTTCATGTGAGAGACTTTCTCAAAGTAAACGGTACAAAAAAAATGATAAGCTATCACAGTGTTGAATATGCTAATATGAATTTGTCTCCTTCAAGTTACAGTTCCTGGTTATCTTCTGACTGTGAATGATAAATATAAAGCTTCCCTTGACTATTCTTATTGAAGCCTCGTAAAGGTGTTTGCTCCTAGTCTGTTAAAGTTATGCCTAGATGATCGTCAGTGAATTTAGGTACTAACATAGGATCCATAAGTCTTTTTTACTGTGGGTGTGGTACATACGgcgagagatacacacacagaatgCTAACACCATTAATAACCATATTGGGAAGGAAAATGAGAGAGTAGGATGTTCTCATACCGAGTAAGAGGAGCGTAAGTGAGAAGGGCTGCGTCTCCGCCCTCGGCGGCTACTGCGTCTGCTGCGGCCGCTCCGACCAGATGATTTGCTGTAGTGGTGCCACTCCTTGTCCCTTTCGCGGTCTCCGTCTCTATCCCTGGAGGCGCCCCTGCTGTCCTCGTCGTAGCCCATCTCCAGGCTGGCTACTCTGGCCCCCTTGTCCTTAGACTCTAGCCTCTGCTGATTCAGGCTGTGGGTCTCCAGGTAATGCCTGAAAGGGAGAAACACAGCTTAGCGACTGACTCCTCCTCCTGCCTACTTAGCCACTGCTTGGTTCCAATGGCTTCACCGACACCCTATCCCAAGGGGCTTTATATGTATTAGTAACAAACTGATTTACGACTACATGGTGCTACATCATTATTAGTGTTCTTGGTGTGAAAGCCTAGAGTCTGGCGTTCAAGCACATGGTAGATTCATAGTTCTAGGGGTAAACTGACACAACAAactagacagacagaacagatcaTGACATGTAGGTCGGGAGGTAGCCTAGCGTTATTTACCGAAAGGTGAAAAATGTGtggttctgcccttgagcaaggtagttAACCATCCACAACAACAGCTCTCCGATTTAGGATTGAGTTAAAAGCGGAAGTCAAGTTTTGGTTGGACCTTTTGTGCAATTGACAAAATAAATGTTATCCTTTCATATCAAACCTTTCACATTTATCTATCATAAATATGAGAAGCCGGCTGAATGTATATAATTTTgcacaagccccccccccccccccccacactccaaTGTGCACACCGGAAAGCATAGGTGTCCACTATGACAGTTATTGATGTGGCTTAGTGACGAACCCGTGAAGCCCTTTCAGGAGAGGCTTTGAGGAATGTGGTCTGAAGCAGACCTTCCGAGCCATGATGGCACCCTGGTGGGTGTCAGGTCTCTTCCAGGAAAAGATCTGCATCGCTGGGGGACTTAAtattagagctgccctgccctttCCTCCTGCCCTGGAAACTTCCACCATGAACTTCGCTCACATAGCATACAGCTCAGGGACGGACACAGAAACTGGAAAGGTTTAACCTTCCAGCAATAAAAAAAAGACATTGAAAATGTCCAATGACTTCCCATAAGAGTTAAAACTTTGAAAATATAAAGAGCAGGGTTCATACACATATTGACAAATGGAATTCCATGACTAAGGAATATTTCAGGATATTGGCAATGAGGCccattatctacttccccagagtcagaaaccttttttaaatatttttttaatatatatacagctgaagtcagaggttcacatacaccttaaccaaatacatttaaaactcagtttttcacaattcacacattttttcattttttgtgtctcacgaatgttcttcttcgtgatccgaacacctcaaagaTAGATTCAACGGTctataacacttttttccaatgtTCATCTGTccggtgtctgtgttcttttgtctatcttaatcttttatttttattggccagtctgatatATCACTTTTTCTTTGCAgctctgcctagaaagccagcatcccagagtcacctcttcactgttgacaagGAGACTGGAgttttacgggtactatttaacgaagctgccagttgaggacttgtttgAGAAACGGATGCCGcactagacactaatgtatttgtcctcttgctcagttgtgctctggggcctcccactcctatttatattctggttagaaccagtttgcgctgttctgtgaagggaatagtacacagcgttgtacgagatcttcagtttcttggcaatttctggcatggaacagccttcatttcttggaacaagaatagactgacgcgtttcagaagaaaggtcttaaATTCTGGCCATttagagcctgtaatcgaacccacaaatgctgatgctccagatactaaaCTCGTTTAAATAATCTAAAGAAGAACAGCTACTTTGACGCAAGGCATGCctcataatataaaataaaacattaagggttcaaacaattaagtatgttttcaaaatgcatactccctccagctcacattgtaaagtggtgggtGACGGGCTGATAGCCTGTTGCCTGCACTTGAATGAATGGGAGGTGCGCGTCaatcaatttttttaaataatagatACTTTTTTAAAAATCGTACACCAAAACAATTAATACACAATGGCATTTAGAATTGTTGTGCAATGAATGGGCTTATAAAATCATCTATTACTCCAGCATTAAACagctgaggagctgcaggagaaTCCTGCTCAAAATCGGCTCTGTATGCAGTAGTTGTGTT
Above is a genomic segment from Oncorhynchus kisutch isolate 150728-3 linkage group LG19, Okis_V2, whole genome shotgun sequence containing:
- the LOC109864607 gene encoding dual specificity protein kinase CLK1-like isoform X1, which translates into the protein MRQSKRMRSPGVWLNEFSWEERVESRKRQRQDDSHSSERENKSRRLNLESNEGHYLETHSLNQQRLESKDKGARVASLEMGYDEDSRGASRDRDGDRERDKEWHHYSKSSGRSGRSRRSSRRGRRRSPSHLRSSYSRSHHRRSRKRSRSVVDDDEGHLVYHRGDMLRARYEIVSTLGEGAFGKVVECIDHSKSGARMALKIIKNIDRYREAAMAEVEVLEQMNSLDCDRRYACVRMLDWFDHHGHVCISFELLGLSTYDFLKQNNFQPFPVEHIRIMAYQIIRAVRFLHKNKLTHTDLKPENILFVDSKYDIEYNAKMRRDKRTLKNPDVKVVDFGNATYEHDHHTSVVSTRHYRAPEVILGLGWDHACDVWSLGCILIEYYLGSTLFQTHDSKEHLAMMERVLGTIPVHLLQKTRKRRYVHRYKLDWDAHSSSGRYVRKHCKPLKHYMTAQSADHEQLFDLVQKMLEYDPTKRLSLDQALRHPFFTCLLKATKN
- the LOC109864607 gene encoding dual specificity protein kinase CLK4-like isoform X2, whose amino-acid sequence is MALKIIKNIDRYREAAMAEVEVLEQMNSLDCDRRYACVRMLDWFDHHGHVCISFELLGLSTYDFLKQNNFQPFPVEHIRIMAYQIIRAVRFLHKNKLTHTDLKPENILFVDSKYDIEYNAKMRRDKRTLKNPDVKVVDFGNATYEHDHHTSVVSTRHYRAPEVILGLGWDHACDVWSLGCILIEYYLGSTLFQTHDSKEHLAMMERVLGTIPVHLLQKTRKRRYVHRYKLDWDAHSSSGRYVRKHCKPLKHYMTAQSADHEQLFDLVQKMLEYDPTKRLSLDQALRHPFFTCLLKATKN